One segment of Phycisphaerae bacterium DNA contains the following:
- a CDS encoding ATP-dependent Clp protease proteolytic subunit, protein MVQNNGTLIPFVIERTGRGERSYDIYSRLLKDRIVFLAGGIDDDVANVLIAQMLFLSNEDPHADIHFYINSPGGSVSAGLAVYDTMQFLRCDVATYCVGVSASMGAILLCGGAKGKRFALAHSRVLLHQPLIGGVLQGAATDLSIEAQEILRLREILYGIIAKHSHTDMAKIQKDCDRNLWMDPTEAMEYGLVDRVLERQPEITRRTGPDEDE, encoded by the coding sequence ATGGTACAGAACAATGGAACGTTGATCCCGTTTGTCATCGAACGGACCGGCCGGGGCGAGCGCTCGTACGACATCTATTCGCGCCTGCTGAAGGACCGGATCGTCTTTCTAGCCGGGGGCATCGACGACGACGTGGCCAATGTGCTGATCGCCCAGATGCTGTTCCTCTCGAACGAGGACCCGCATGCGGACATTCACTTTTACATCAACTCGCCCGGTGGAAGCGTCTCGGCCGGTCTGGCGGTCTATGACACGATGCAGTTCCTTCGCTGCGACGTGGCGACGTATTGTGTGGGCGTCTCGGCGAGCATGGGCGCGATCCTCCTCTGCGGGGGAGCCAAGGGCAAGCGGTTCGCCCTGGCGCACTCGCGCGTCCTCCTGCACCAGCCGCTGATCGGCGGTGTCCTGCAGGGCGCCGCGACGGATTTGTCCATTGAGGCGCAGGAAATCCTTCGTCTTCGCGAGATTCTTTACGGCATCATCGCTAAGCACTCGCACACGGACATGGCCAAGATTCAAAAGGACTGTGATCGCAATTTGTGGATGGACCCGACCGAGGCCATGGAATACGGCCTGGTCGATCGCGTTCTGGAGCGACAGCCTGAAATAACGCGGCGAACCGGCCCGGACGAAGACGAATGA